In bacterium, the genomic window CTCCACCGTCTTTATCGCGATAATTCTTTTTTAAATAAAGTTCTTTTACGGGATTGGTAAGCCCTAAAATAGCGCTGTATGTTTTTAAAAAATCAAACGCGTCTTCTACGGCGTCACCACCATTGCTGGGAATGCGAAACATAGCCGAGCGCACAATGCCTTTTTCGTGACGGATAACGGGAGTACTTTCTGATTCACTTTTTAAAAGTGCAAAACCTGATGCCGATGGATCGTCTGAGGGAATTGTGTCTTCTGATGTGTCTGGGGTTTGATTATTGCCCGATGAAGCCCCGCCACAAGCTGCAAGCGTTAAAACAAGAAAAAGAATTATTAAAAAATGCTTCATATAATCTCCAAGTAAGGATGCTCATATGAAATTGGCACGCTAATGTAAAGGGGGAGAAAATAAACCGTATTCGGCTGAATACGAAAGCGCGGCGCAATCTCGGCCGTTTACGGCCCAGTAAGCTAGCGAATATAATAATCCTTCCTTGGTAGGAAGAATCATGGAGCTGGCTCCCGAGATTTTTCCATACGGCTATGATTTTTTAACCGCAGGACAATAACCCGGGCGCGAGCTTACAAAGGGGAAATTACGGCAGGTTTTAGGGCGTTTTTCATAAACGGTGCAACGTCTAGTGCTATCTAAAAATAAACATGAGCCATCGCGCATGCTACTTAATGTAGCTTTACCGGTTTTGTCGCGGTAGCGTTCTATTATTTTTTGTTTTAAAAGGTCTTTGGTTTTTTTTCTTAAATCATCACCTTCATCCAATAAACCCAGTAAAACCAAATCGTCTTTATCTACTTCCACCGGCATGGTGCAGCACGTGGCCATGCAGCCTGTGCATAGGCCTTCTTTGTATTTAATCCAGGTGCCGGGATTGTTTTTATCCATAGATTGCAAGTTTTAGACAGACCGACTAAGCAAGTGCTGTGTCCAAGCGC contains:
- a CDS encoding YkgJ family cysteine cluster protein; its protein translation is MDKNNPGTWIKYKEGLCTGCMATCCTMPVEVDKDDLVLLGLLDEGDDLRKKTKDLLKQKIIERYRDKTGKATLSSMRDGSCLFLDSTRRCTVYEKRPKTCRNFPFVSSRPGYCPAVKKS